One Chryseobacterium sp. StRB126 genomic region harbors:
- a CDS encoding thymidylate synthase, which yields MQNYLDLLQHILDNGTDKTDRTGTGTRSVFGYQLRYDLSKGFPLVTTKKVHLKSIIYELLWFLKGDTNIQYLKDNGVSIWDEWANENGDLGPVYGAQWRSWNGADGKIVDQITEVIDQIKKNPDSRRLIVSAWNVAEIPNMALAPCHALFQFYVADGKLSLQLYQRSADVFLGVPFNIASYALLLMMVAQVCDLEVGDYVHSFGDVHIYNNHFEQVNRQLSRETRALPTMKLNPDVKNIFDFDFGDFALENYDPHPGIKAPVAI from the coding sequence ATGCAAAACTATCTGGATCTTTTACAACATATTTTAGACAACGGAACTGATAAAACCGATAGAACTGGAACCGGAACCAGAAGTGTGTTCGGGTATCAGTTAAGATATGATCTGTCAAAAGGTTTTCCATTGGTAACCACCAAAAAAGTACATTTAAAATCCATTATCTATGAATTGCTTTGGTTTCTGAAAGGAGATACCAATATCCAATACCTTAAAGATAACGGAGTAAGTATCTGGGATGAATGGGCGAATGAAAACGGAGATTTAGGACCTGTTTACGGAGCGCAGTGGAGAAGCTGGAACGGAGCAGACGGAAAAATTGTAGATCAGATCACAGAAGTAATAGATCAGATCAAAAAAAATCCGGATTCCAGAAGGCTGATCGTTTCTGCATGGAATGTTGCTGAGATCCCCAATATGGCTTTGGCACCTTGTCATGCATTATTCCAGTTTTATGTAGCAGATGGGAAATTATCATTGCAGCTGTATCAGAGAAGTGCGGATGTCTTCCTAGGTGTTCCTTTCAATATTGCAAGTTATGCATTGTTATTGATGATGGTAGCACAGGTTTGTGATCTTGAAGTGGGAGATTATGTGCATAGTTTTGGAGATGTTCACATTTACAATAACCACTTTGAACAGGTGAACAGACAGCTTTCAAGAGAAACAAGGGCGCTTCCTACCATGAAACTGAATCCTGATGTTAAAAATATCTTCGATTTCGATTTTGGAGATTTTGCATTGGAAAACTATGATCCACATCCGGGAATTAAGGCGCCCGTAGCAATTTAA
- a CDS encoding alpha-amylase family glycosyl hydrolase — protein sequence MKKLILLAVIGLGIVSCTTQKNTKRMTELPKDWKHNTNIYEVNIRQYTQEGTFKAFAKEMPRLKAMGVRTLWFMPITPIAQQNKKGSLGSPYAASDYTSINPEFGTMEDFKAMVNEAHRLGFKVIIDWVANHTGWDHVWTKTHPEFYLKDPDGKFHIASGMDDIIELDYKNPEMRQAMIDAMKFWITETDIDGFRCDLASWVEVDFWEQARPEVEKIKPLFWLGEFDELESPEYGKVFDASYSWKWMHKSADYYKKNEPLQELKDLLVKYSNIGDQSMRAWFTANHDENSWNGTEYEKYAVITKPMAVFSATWNGVPLLYSGQELPNMKRLEFFEKDPIKWTKTYQVADFYKTLLELKAFNPALRGGDSNVTTYLLNTTANDKILAYIRKNGKDEVLVVLNMSKEPVNFSIEDGNLSGTFRNVFEKSKRNFDEGKDFNFKVSDYAVFEK from the coding sequence ATGAAGAAATTAATTTTATTAGCTGTAATTGGTCTGGGAATTGTTTCCTGTACCACTCAAAAAAATACAAAGAGGATGACAGAACTGCCAAAAGACTGGAAACACAACACGAATATCTACGAAGTAAATATCAGACAATATACTCAGGAAGGAACTTTCAAAGCATTTGCAAAAGAAATGCCCCGACTGAAAGCTATGGGAGTAAGAACACTTTGGTTCATGCCTATAACTCCAATTGCCCAGCAAAATAAAAAAGGAAGTCTAGGGAGTCCTTATGCTGCCTCAGACTATACTTCCATTAATCCGGAATTTGGGACGATGGAGGATTTTAAAGCGATGGTGAATGAAGCACACAGATTGGGTTTCAAAGTAATTATCGATTGGGTAGCCAATCATACCGGTTGGGATCATGTCTGGACCAAAACTCATCCTGAATTTTATCTGAAAGATCCGGATGGAAAATTCCACATTGCTTCCGGAATGGATGATATTATTGAACTGGATTACAAAAACCCGGAAATGCGTCAGGCCATGATTGACGCGATGAAATTCTGGATAACGGAAACTGATATTGATGGTTTCAGATGCGATTTAGCATCATGGGTAGAAGTCGATTTCTGGGAACAGGCACGCCCGGAAGTGGAAAAAATAAAACCACTTTTCTGGTTAGGAGAATTTGATGAGTTGGAAAGTCCGGAATACGGAAAAGTTTTCGATGCCAGTTACTCTTGGAAATGGATGCATAAATCTGCAGATTATTATAAAAAGAATGAACCGCTTCAGGAGTTGAAGGACTTATTGGTGAAATATTCCAATATCGGAGACCAGTCAATGAGAGCCTGGTTTACGGCTAATCATGATGAAAATTCATGGAACGGCACAGAATATGAAAAATATGCAGTTATTACCAAACCAATGGCTGTATTCTCTGCTACATGGAATGGTGTTCCGTTATTGTACTCAGGTCAGGAACTTCCCAATATGAAGAGACTTGAGTTTTTCGAAAAAGATCCGATTAAATGGACCAAAACTTATCAGGTGGCCGATTTCTATAAAACATTATTAGAGCTCAAAGCTTTCAATCCTGCTTTGAGGGGAGGAGATTCAAATGTGACCACTTATTTATTGAATACAACTGCTAATGACAAAATCCTAGCGTACATAAGAAAAAATGGAAAAGATGAAGTACTGGTTGTTTTAAACATGTCAAAAGAGCCTGTGAATTTTAGTATTGAAGACGGAAATCTATCAGGAACTTTCAGAAATGTATTCGAAAAATCAAAAAGAAACTTCGATGAAGGGAAAGATTTTAATTTCAAAGTTTCAGACTACGCCGTATTTGAAAAATAA